Proteins from a genomic interval of Debaryomyces hansenii CBS767 chromosome E complete sequence:
- a CDS encoding DEHA2E01496p (weakly similar to uniprot|P39008 Saccharomyces cerevisiae YNR052C POP2 RNase of the DEDD superfamily subunit of the Ccr4-Not complex that mediates 3' to 5' mRNA deadenylation): MNINPHLQYLQQQQQSQQPMNASVQSPQISQLQLQQQQQLQQQRQQLLNHHLQQQPQQQLGTPNASQVSTNPLLSAINASNQSGGSVNAGAGTSSNQTVNTALQIQLQQQLQQHQQQIFQQQLQGQHNHPVQQQQVPIIKEVWSHNLEQEFHALRSFVNDNKSSPVYIAIHQEIPGIVARPVGTFKSSSDYHFQTLRSNSDLLNLIQLSLCVTKVNKNNEIRSSIIWQFNFLYDLTKEMYNEEHLTMLSQTSQINFQLHMTQGIPHFAFAELITESGLLLDTSINWISYHAGYDLGFLISLLINDNLPLDEKDFYWWCSKYFPNFYDLKLIGNQLVNNFSNNNSNSNNSKSNGNSINNGPSNSVEMPTGGSNSDSSKNMISNNKPSIEYLAEELHLLPISPVIRQYFASSNSHFPGQQHQQMTSTLHAYLSMECFKELLRQAGYDNSILEKFKGVIWGLGSVYGSSTSEMTQQNGSVSNTTPSTPGTSAKSGVVHFGRPL, from the coding sequence atgaatatCAATCCCCATCTTCAATACTtacagcaacaacaacagtCACAGCAACCTATGAACGCTAGTGTTCAATCGCCACAAATATCGCAATTGCAATtacaacagcaacaacagtTGCAACAACAAAGACAGCAATTACTAAATCATCACTTACAACAACAACCACAGCAGCAGTTAGGGACACCTAATGCTAGTCAAGTTAGCACAAACCCATTATTGTCGGCAATAAATGCGTCAAATCAATCTGGTGGTAGTGTAAACGCTGGGGCAGGAACATCATCGAACCAAACAGTGAACACTGCGTTGCAGATACAATTACAGCAACAATTACAACAACACCAGCAACAAATATTCCAACAGCAACTTCAAGGCCAACATAATCATCCTGTTCAGCAACAACAGGTTCCAATAATCAAAGAAGTATGGTCGCATAATTTGGAGCAAGAATTTCATGCTTTACGTTCGTttgttaatgataataagtCGTCTCCTGTGTACATTGCCAttcatcaagaaattcCGGGAATTGTGGCAAGGCCAGTTGGTACGTTTAAATCGTCTTCAGATTACCATTTCCAGACATTGAGATCAAATTCTGATTTGTTAAACTTGATTCAATTATCGTTATGCGTGACAAAGGTTAacaagaataatgaaatcCGTTCATCGATAATCTGGCAATTTAACTTCTTATACGATTTGACGAAGGAAATGTACAATGAAGAACACTTAACAATGTTATCCCAAACCTCtcaaattaattttcaattacaTATGACACAAGGTATACCACACTTTGCTTTTGCTGAATTAATTACAGAGAGTGGTTTATTGTTGGATACGTCTATTAATTGGATAAGTTATCACGCTGGTTATGACTTAGGTTTTCTTATTAgcttattaattaatgataacCTTCCACTTGACGAAAAGGATTTCTATTGGTGGtgttccaaatattttccaaaCTTTTATGATTTGAAGTTAATTGGAAATCAATTAGTGAATAATTTCTCGAATAACAATAgtaattccaataatagCAAATCTAATGGAAACTCTATTAATAATGGGCCCAGTAATTCTGTTGAAATGCCAACCGGTGGTTCCAACAGTGACAGTTCCAAGAACATGATATCTAACAATAAACCTTCCATCGAATATTTGGCGGAAGAATTACATTTATTACCAATTTCTCCGGTAATTCGTCAATACTTtgcatcttcaaattcacaTTTCCCTGGCCAGCAACACCAACAAATGACATCTACGTTACATGCTTATTTATCCATGGAATgtttcaaagaattattgagaCAAGCAGGGTATGATAATAGCATTTTAGAGAAATTTAAGGGTGTAATTTGGGGACTTGGTAGTGTCTATGGAAGCTCAACGAGTGAAATGACACAACAAAATGGTTCAGTCTCGAATACTACCCCTTCTACGCCAGGCACTTCAGCTAAGAGTGGTGTGGTTCACTTCGGTAGACCACTCTAA
- a CDS encoding DEHA2E01562p (similar to uniprot|P21734 Saccharomyces cerevisiae YDR177W UBC1 Ubiquitin-conjugating enzyme that mediates selective degradation of short-lived and abnormal proteins) — MSRVRRIAKELEECGQDTQSGVSLQLVNETDLTHLSGFFRGPPGTPYEGGLFQVDINIPNEYPFKPPQMKFATKIYHPNISSVTGAICLDILKDAWTPILTLKSSLISLQSLLQSPEPNDPQDAEVAKHYLTNKKGFEETATYWTKIYASDGDKAGKSDLSDSALYGIDDDIVTQFENMGFPRDKTIEVLRRMGVKSFNGVSNKSDLENKILEELLRECQ, encoded by the coding sequence ATGTCCCGTGTTAGAAGAATTGCTaaggaattagaagaatGTGGTCAGGATACACAGTCGGGTGTTTCTTTGCAGTTAGTTAACGAAACTGATTTGACACATTTAAGTGGATTCTTCAGAGGACCACCAGGTACCCCATACGAAGGAGGGTTGTTTCAAGTCGATATTAACATCCCAAATGAATATCCATTCAAGCCTCCACAAATGAAGTTCGCTACCAAGATATATCACCCTAATATTTCTTCGGTCACCGGTGCCATTTGtttggatattttgaagGACGCATGGACCCCGATTTTGACGTTGAAGAGCTCATTAATTTCGTTACAATCATTGTTGCAATCACCAGAACCAAACGATCCCCAGGACGCTGAAGTTGCCAAGCATTACTTGACTAACAAGAAGGGTTTTGAAGAGACGGCTACCTACTGGACTAAAATTTATGCTTCGGACGGTGATAAAGCTGGCAAGAGCGATTTGAGTGATTCAGCGTTGTACGGAATCGATGACGATATAGTCACGCAGTTTGAAAACATGGGTTTCCCAAGAGACAAGACCATCGAGGTTTTAAGAAGGATGGGAGTCAAAAGTTTCAATGGAGTTAGCAACAAAAGTGACTTAGAAAACAAGAtcttagaagaattattaagagAATGTCAATAG
- a CDS encoding DEHA2E01540p (weakly similar to uniprot|P53741 Saccharomyces cerevisiae YNR051C BRE5 Ubiquitin protease cofactor forms deubiquitination complex with Ubp3p that coregulates anterograde and retrograde transport between the endoplasmic reticulum and Golgi compartments) yields the protein MTTSPATPSTPQLSNQGQALTSDRAASIGWYFIESYYDFYNKSIESIYKLYHSNAFVSHANFPNKNDDSRTLHKASGIEAIKKRFLNDAALKEGNNRIVVTSADIQVCLQDKILIVVFGEWSKNNSPFWQFTQTFLLCPGKNENTFDLANDNLRFVDFEEYKKPTKEEIIVDPKEVSKEKSTAVETKGEAIKPVKPQEPKSAAPTSNGELKQEKEKVEDAKKESKDIKKAETNAPEQKQNLHTELKSEISAEPKTELKDEPKTEQKAEPKTEQKVEPKAEQKAEQKAEQKAEQKVEKKVEQKVEQKAEPKVEQKTEPKPEQKPEAKPKQKPEQKPEQKPEQKPEVKTQTTTSDSHNETKTESETEQKPEPTNEEFSQASSRPISWAALAAQQPPPSAKPSVMSPAKTPATLAVKKTPPMAHTQQTQPPVQPQQPQPTSNGKYKKEDWFPIYIRGVKDIDEDKLKNHLTKKFGEIKFFRVFVNIALCDFVEGDAQKKALEAKETEVDGYVIQLEVRESKTHTGNKANIKNPKDKVSNGTTNEKRGRNDKKQNSKKNRSSSRNLD from the coding sequence ATGACTACATCGCCGGCAACACCAAGTACCCCTCAGCTTTCAAACCAAGGACAGGCTTTGACATCCGACCGTGCAGCCTCAATTGGATGGTATTTTATTGAGTCGTACTACGATTTCTATAATAAGAGTATTGAAAGTATCTACAAGTTATACCATTCTAATGCGTTTGTTTCTCATGCtaattttccaaataaGAACGACGATTCAAGAACCCTACACAAGGCCAGTGGTATTGAAGCGATCAAGAAGCGCTTTCTTAACGATGCGGCCTTAAAAGAAGGTAACAACAGAATCGTAGTTACTAGTGCCGATATACAAGTTTGTTTGCAAGATAAGATTTTAATTGTTGTATTTGGAGAATGGTCGAAGAATAACTCACCATTCTGGCAATTTACTCAAACTTTTCTCTTATGTCCTGGTAAAAATGAGAACACGTTTGATCTTGCTAACGATAATTTGAGGTTTGTTGACTTCGAAGAATACAAGAAGCCTACaaaggaagaaataattgttGATCCAAAGGAAGTGTCCAAAGAAAAGCTGACTGCTGTAGAAACGAAGGGTGAGGCAATCAAACCGGTTAAGCCCCAAGAGCCTAAGTCCGCCGCACCTACTTCAAATGGAGAATTAAAACAggagaaagaaaaagtAGAAGATGCAAAAAAGGAATCGAAGGATATTAAGAAAGCAGAAACCAATGCACCAGAGCAAAAACAGAATCTACACACCGAATTAAAATCTGAAATCAGTGCTGAACCAAAGACCGAGCTTAAGGACGAACCAAAGACTGAACAAAAAGCTGAACCAAAGACTGAACAAAAGGTTGAACCAAAGGCTGAACAAAAGGCTGAACAAAAGGCTGAACAAAAGGCTGAACAAAAGGTAGAAAAAAAGGTAGAACAAAAGGTAGAACAAAAGGCTGAACCAAAGGTAGAACAAAAGACCGAGCCAAAACCAGAGCAAAAACCGGAAGCGAAACCAAAACAGAAACCTGAACAAAAACCTGAACAAAAACCTGAACAAAAGCCGGAAGTAAAGACTCAAACTACCACGTCCGACTCGCACAACGAAACTAAAACAGAGTCAGAAACTGAACAAAAACCAGAACCAACTAACGAAGAATTTTCTCAAGCTTCTTCTCGTCCTATATCCTGGGCTGCCTTAGCTGCCCAGCAACCCCCACCATCTGCCAAACCCTCAGTTATGTCTCCAGCTAAAACCCCAGCCACTCTTGCGGTTAAGAAGACCCCACCTATGGCTCATACGCAGCAGACGCAACCACCAGTTCAACCTCAACAACCACAACCAACTTCGAACggtaaatataaaaaagaagattgGTTCCCTATCTACATCCGTGGAGTCAAAGATATCGATGAAGACAAGTTGAAGAATCATTTGACTAAGAAGTTTGGTGagatcaaatttttcagagTATTTGTCAATATCGCGTTGTGTGACTTCGTAGAAGGTGATGCACAAAAGAAAGCACTCGAAGCCAAAGAAACAGAAGTCGATGGCTATGTTATCCAGTTAGAAGTTAGAGAATCTAAGACCCATACTGGCAATAAGGCTAATATAAAAAATCCTAAAGATAAAGTCAGTAATGGCACCACTAATGAAAAGCGTGGCAGGAATGATAAAAAGCAAAACAGTAAGAAGAATAGATCAAGTTCCAGAAACTTGGACTAG
- a CDS encoding DEHA2E01518p (similar to uniprot|P25656 Saccharomyces cerevisiae YCR094W CDC50 Endosomal protein that regulates cell polarity), producing the protein MNFLRNRRTSDSDDDDNDELNNNNVSSIHKSRKPPNTAFRQQRLKAWQPLLTPKSVIPLLLILTVIFAPLGIAIINTVYNVEVLSIDYSHCNSLHSDDFKSVPGKYTSHHFKKKNDDPEFQWKVVNSTDKFDDLKQTCLIRFNLPKDIKPPVYLYYKLTNFFQNHRKYVESYDLEQLKGIAVTRGDLSDGCKPLRFIDDKIVYPCGLISNSYFNDTISSPVLLNARSGSNNETYELTDEEISWSSDRNHKYKKTKYDPKDIVPPPNWYKMYPDGYTQDNLPDLATWEHLQNWMRTAGLATFYKLYGKNETETLSSGTYEISIEMNYPVSIFGGTKTMVITTNSIFGGRNMSLGVIYIIVAVICLVLGIAFLLQHLIKPRRIGDHNFLQNNSAAPRDGPRLGNPTNFREQL; encoded by the coding sequence ATGAATTTCTTGCGTAACCGAAGGACTTCTGATtcagatgatgatgataatgatgaactcaataataacaatgtATCCAGTATACATAAGTCCCGTAAACCACCAAATACTGCATTTAGACAACAAAGACTTAAAGCCTGGCAACCATTACTTACTCCAAAATCAGTAATACCCTTGCTACTAATACTAACAGTTATATTTGCACCGTTAGGTATCGCTATTATTAACACGGTGTATAACGTTGAGGTGTTGTCTATTGATTATAGTCATTGCAATTCGCTACATTCAGACGATTTTAAGTCAGTGCCAGGAAAGTACACTTCCCATCacttcaagaagaagaacgaTGATCCCGAGTTCCAATGGAAGGTGGTTAATTCAactgataaatttgatgatttgaaacaaaCTTGCCTCATTCGTTTCAATTTACCCAAAGATATAAAGCCACCGGTTTATTTGTATTACAAGTTGACgaatttctttcaaaatcacCGTAAGTACGTGGAATCGTACGATTTGGAGCAATTGAAAGGAATCGCTGTCACCAGAGGTGATTTGTCAGATGGTTGTAAGCCATTAAGATTCATAGATGATAAGATTGTTTACCCATGTGgattaatttcaaattcctATTTCAACGATACGATTTCGAGTCCTGTGCTTTTGAACGCTAGAAGTGGGAGTAATAACGAAACATATGAATTGACAGACGAAGAAATCTCTTGGTCGTCGGATCGTAATCATAAGTACAAAAAGACAAAATACGATCCGAAAGACATCGTACCGCCTCCAAATTGGTACAAAATGTACCCAGATGGCTACACCCAGGATAATTTGCCAGACTTAGCCACATGGGAGCATCTCCAAAATTGGATGAGAACGGCCGGCTTAGCAACCTTCTACAAGTTATATGGAAAGAATGAAACTGAAACATTGTCATCTGGTACCTATGagatttcaattgaaatgaATTACCCGGTATCTATATTTGGTGGTACCAAGACCATGGTCATAACTACAAATTCTATATTTGGTGGCCGTAATATGAGTTTGGGTgtaatttatattattgtgGCAGTTATATGCTTAGTATTGGGCATTGCATTTTTGTTACAACATTTAATCaaaccaagaagaattggtGATCACAATTTTttacaaaataattctgcAGCCCCTAGGGATGGTCCAAGATTGGGTAATCCAACCAATTTCAGAGAGCAGCTATAA